The following proteins come from a genomic window of Lepus europaeus isolate LE1 unplaced genomic scaffold, mLepTim1.pri SCAFFOLD_30, whole genome shotgun sequence:
- the LOC133754900 gene encoding zinc finger protein OZF-like — protein MNHRPNIGKKSYACKTCGKSYSNKFCHALHHSTHIVGNPHVCSDCGETTHQKSALIRHQRIHKRLKSYKCNDCGKFFGQKKYLINHQRIHTGDKPYECNDCRKAFGQKKYLINHQRIHTEDKPYECNHGGKAFGQKSHLINHQRSHTGEKPYECSDCGMVFGKKKHLINHQRIHTGDKPYECNDCGKAFGQKSYLINHQRIHTEDKPYECNDCGKAFGQKKYLINHQRIHTEDKPYECNDCGKAFGQKKYLINHQRIHTGDKPYEWNHCGKAFGQKSHLINHQISHTGEKPYECNHCGKDFCQKSTLTNHQRSHTGEKPYECNYCGKSFGQKSQLKMHQRIHTGSNLTKHQRICTGGKPYECNDCGKTFAEKSNLRNYQRLHIMEKAYE, from the exons ATGAATCATAGACCAAATATAGGGAAGAAATCCTATGCATGTAAAACTTGTGGGAAATCATACAGTAATAAATTCTGCCATGCCCTCCATCACAGCACTCACATAGTGGGAAACCCTCATGTGTGTAGTGATTGTGGAGAAACCACTCACCAGAAGTCAGCTCTCAttagacatcagagaattcacaaaaGGTTGAAatcttataaatgtaatgactgtggtaAGTTTTTTGGCCAGAAGAAatacctcataaatcatcagagaattcacacaggggataagccttatgaatgcaatgactgcagaaaagcctttggccagaagaaatacctcataaatcatcagagaattcacacagaggataagccttatgaatgtaatcatggtggaaaagcctttggccagaagtcacacctcataaatcatcagagaagtcatacaggggagaaa ccttatgaatgcagtgactgtgggaTGGTCTTTGGCAAGAAGaaacacctcataaatcatcagagaattcatacaggggataagccttatgaatgcaatgactgtggaaaagcctttggccagaagtcatacctcataaatcatcagagaattcacacagaagataagccttatgaatgcaatgactgtggaaaagcgtTTGGCCAGAAGAAatacctcataaatcatcagagaattcacacagaggataagccttatgaatgcaatgactgtggaaaagcatttgggcAGAAGAAatacctcataaatcatcagagaattcacacaggggataagccttatgaatggaatcattgtggaaaagcctttggccagaagtcacacctcataaatcatcagataagtcacacaggggagaaaccttatgaatgtaatcatTGTGGAAAAGACTTTTGCCAGAaatcaacactcacaaatcatcagagaagtcacacaggggagaaaccttatgaatgcaattaCTGTGGAAAAAGCTTTGGCCAGAAATcacaactcaaaatgcatcagagaattcacacaggg TCAAACCTCACAAAGCATCAGAGAATTTGTACTGGGgggaaaccttatgaatgcaatgactgtggaaaaacctttgctGAGAAGTCAAACCTCAGAAACTATCAGAGACTTCACATCATGGAGAAAGCTTATGAATGA